The Staphylococcus sp. NRL 16/872 DNA segment ATGCATTAGGTATTATGATTTTCATGTCCCAAATAGAACATATCTTCGGTATTTCAATCTCAACTTATATATATGTAATTGTAACATTACTCATTGTATATATAATCCCTAAATTTTTCAAAGCAATACCTGCACCATTAATAGCTATCATCGTATTGACTGCTCTTTATATGTATACAGGTTCTGACGTGAGAACTGTTGGTGATTTAGGAAATATTAAGCAAGCTTTACCGCACTTTTTAATTCCTAATGTTCCCTTTAATTTAGAAACACTTCAAATCATTTTTCCATACTCGCTATCTATGGCTATTGTAGGTCTAGTAGAAAGTTTACTTACTGCTAAAATTGTAGATGATGCAACAGACACTTATAGTAGTAAAAACAGAGAATCTCGTGGCCAAGGCATTGCTAATATGATTACAGGATTATTCGGTGGTATGGGAGGTTGTGCCATGATTGGACAATCTGTAATCAATGTCAAATCAGGTGCAAACAGTAGATTATCTACTTTTTCTGCTGGTGTTGTCTTAATATTCATGATTATTGTTCTTGGAGGACTTGTTGTTCAAATTCCAATGCCAATTTTAGCAGGTATTATGGTTATGGTTTCGATTGGTACATTTGATTGGAATTCTTTTAAATATATTCAAAAAGCACCAAAAACAGATGCAGTTGTTATGATACTTACAGTGATAATTGTACTGATGACACATAACTTAGCTCTCGGCGTGGTCGTAGGTGTTATTTTCAGTGCTTTATTCTTTGCTACTAAAATATCAAAAGTAGAAGTAACATCTGAGAAGTTTGGTAAAACTAACCGTTTATCTTTTAAAGGTCAAATCTTTTTTGTTTCTATTGACTCTATGATGGATCAAATTAGCTTTAATATTGAAAATAGTATTATAGAATTAAACTTTAATAATGCTCATTTATGGGATGATTCAGCAGTAGATGCTATTGATACAATGGTAAGGAAGTTCGAAGAAAAAAATAACATTGTTCATGTAGAAAAACTAAATTCAGATAGTCGTAAAATAGTCTCAGAATTAAGCAAACTAAATGAAAATCATTTAAACTAAGGAGTGTTGTTTATGTATAAATCAATTTTATTAGCAGCCGATGGGTCAGAAAATAGTTTACGTTCAGCACAGGAAGTTTTGAACTTTATAGATGAAAATACTATAGTTACTTTAATTACAGTTGTAAATGTTGAAGAATCGAAAACAGATGTTTTACATGGTAAACAAGGACATAGTTTAACAAATGAAAGAGAAGACAAATTATCCAGTATAACTGAACTATTTGTAGAACATAATGTAAATTATGAAGTAAAAATTGCACATGGTCTTCCTGCAGAAACAGTGGTTTCAGTTGCTAATAGTGGTAAATATCAAGCAATTGTTTTAGGGTCTCGTGGTCTAAATAGTTTACAAGAAATGGTATTGGGTAGCGTCAGTCACAAAGTGGCTAAACGTTCAAAAATTCCCGTTATCATTGTAAAATAGTCTGTCTAACTCAATCCATAAAAGGATTGAGTTTTATTTTGAGACGACTAAGGGTACCTTAGTAATTTAATAAAGTCTATTTTACAATATAAAAAAACAATACACAGTAATGTGTATTGTTAATTATTTCAGTATATAAACTTTAACGTAATCATAATTTCAAATAACATTTTAAGATATTTATTTTTGTTCACATAATTACTGATTATCAGAAGTACCGTCAATATAAAAGGTGCATCAAGGGTTTATAAACTCTTGATGCACCTTTTATATTTATTTTTAATTACCAAACAGTCTACTCCAAAGACTTTTTTTAGAATGATTTTCGATTCTTATATCCTTTTTCTGTTCATCATCTATTTTATCGCTTTGTTTCGATTCACTATCTTCTTGTTTA contains these protein-coding regions:
- a CDS encoding SulP family inorganic anion transporter; the encoded protein is MVEKLKHEWFNQPGKNILAGIVVALALIPEAIAFSIIAGVDPMVGLYASFIIAVVTAIVGGRPAMISGATGAVALLVTPLVKDYGVEYLLAATILMGVIQLVLGLLKVGRLMKFIPHSVMIGFVNALGIMIFMSQIEHIFGISISTYIYVIVTLLIVYIIPKFFKAIPAPLIAIIVLTALYMYTGSDVRTVGDLGNIKQALPHFLIPNVPFNLETLQIIFPYSLSMAIVGLVESLLTAKIVDDATDTYSSKNRESRGQGIANMITGLFGGMGGCAMIGQSVINVKSGANSRLSTFSAGVVLIFMIIVLGGLVVQIPMPILAGIMVMVSIGTFDWNSFKYIQKAPKTDAVVMILTVIIVLMTHNLALGVVVGVIFSALFFATKISKVEVTSEKFGKTNRLSFKGQIFFVSIDSMMDQISFNIENSIIELNFNNAHLWDDSAVDAIDTMVRKFEEKNNIVHVEKLNSDSRKIVSELSKLNENHLN
- a CDS encoding universal stress protein; amino-acid sequence: MYKSILLAADGSENSLRSAQEVLNFIDENTIVTLITVVNVEESKTDVLHGKQGHSLTNEREDKLSSITELFVEHNVNYEVKIAHGLPAETVVSVANSGKYQAIVLGSRGLNSLQEMVLGSVSHKVAKRSKIPVIIVK